A section of the Asticcacaulis sp. EMRT-3 genome encodes:
- the ybeY gene encoding rRNA maturation RNase YbeY, with protein sequence MIADPLIDIEIEEEGWLDVLPDVREVVEAGIAAALKAVELSDQADVVVLLCDDAEMQRLNAEYRQKNAPTNVLSFPAPKAMQKIGPGMTHLGDMALGLETCVREAGEQGKSLKNHVLHLSVHGALHLLGYDHIRDDEAEEMEALERTILSSLSVSDPYSDTPYSDNGHDA encoded by the coding sequence ATGATTGCCGACCCGCTTATTGATATTGAAATCGAGGAAGAGGGCTGGCTCGACGTGCTGCCCGATGTCCGCGAAGTGGTGGAGGCCGGTATTGCCGCCGCGCTGAAGGCGGTGGAGCTCAGCGACCAAGCCGATGTGGTGGTGCTACTGTGCGATGACGCCGAAATGCAGCGCCTCAATGCAGAATACCGCCAGAAAAATGCCCCCACCAATGTGCTGAGCTTCCCCGCGCCCAAGGCGATGCAGAAGATCGGCCCCGGCATGACGCACTTAGGCGATATGGCGCTGGGACTGGAAACCTGCGTCCGTGAGGCGGGCGAACAGGGCAAGAGCCTGAAAAATCACGTTTTGCACCTCAGTGTGCATGGCGCTTTGCATTTATTGGGTTATGATCATATCCGCGACGACGAGGCCGAAGAGATGGAAGCGCTCGAACGCACAATATTGAGCAGTTTGAGCGTATCCGACCCCTACTCGGACACCCCCTACTCGGACAATGGACACGATGCCTGA